In Ailuropoda melanoleuca isolate Jingjing chromosome 4, ASM200744v2, whole genome shotgun sequence, the following proteins share a genomic window:
- the LOC100464288 gene encoding olfactory receptor 10H1 — MQRGNFSVVTEFILVGFSSFPHLQLMFFLLFLLMYLFTLLGNLLIMATVRSERGLHMPMYLFLCALSISEILYTLAITPHLLADLLSTRHAITFVACASQMFFSFTFGFTHSFLLTVMGYDRYVAICHPLRYNVLMSPRGCTCLVAWSWVGGSVMGLMVTMAVFHLTFCGPNEVHHFACHVPPLLKLACGTDVPIVALGVGLVCISTLLGCFLLILLSYAFIVTTILKIPSAEGQHKAFSTCASHLTVVVVHYGFASVIYLKPKASQSLEGDTLMGITYTILTPFLSPIIFSLRNKELKNAIKKTFFSTLYPEKI; from the coding sequence ATGCAGAGAGGCAATTTCTCAGTGGTGACTGAATTCATCCTCGTGGGCTTCTCCAGCTTCCCCCACCTTCAGCTGATGTTCTTCCTGCTGTTCCTGCTCATGTACCTGTTCACGCTGCTGGGGAACCTGCTCATCATGGCCACTGTCAGGAGTGAGCGTGGCCTGCACATGCCCATGTACCTCTTTCTGTGCGCCCTGTCCATCTCTGAGATCCTCTACACCTTGGCCATCACCCCGCACCTGCTGGCCGACCTGCTCTCCACCCGCCACGCCATCACCTTTGTGGCTTGTGCCAGTCAGATGTTCTTCTCCTTCACATTTGGCTTCACCCACTCCTTCCTGCTCACAGTCATGggctatgaccgctatgtggccatctgccacCCCTTGCGCTACAATGTGCTCATGAGCCCCCGTGGCTGCACCTGCCTGGTGGCCTGGTCTTGGGTTGGTGGCTCGGTCATGGGGCTGATGGTGACCATGGCCGTTTTCCATCTCACCTTCTGTGGACCCAATGAGGTCCACCATTTTGCTTGCCACGTGCCACCACTGTTGAAGCTGGCCTGTGGAACTGATGTACCAATAGTGGCCCTGGGTGTGGGTCTGGTATGCATCAGCACCCTGCTGGGCtgctttctcctcatcctcctctCTTATGCCTTCATCGTTACCACCATCTTGAAGATCCCCTCTGCTGAGGGTCAGCAcaaagccttctccacctgtgcATCCCATCTCACTGTGGTGGTCGTGCACTATGGCTTTGCTTCTGTCATCTATCTCAAGCCCAAGGCTTCCCAGTCTCTGGAAGGAGACACCCTGATGGGCATCACCTATACAATCCTCACACCCTTCCTCAGCCCCATCATCTTCAGTCTTAGGAATAAGGAGCTGAAGAATGCCATAAAGAAGACCTTCTTCAGCACACTCTACCCAGAAAAAATATGA